The Pieris rapae chromosome 13, ilPieRapa1.1, whole genome shotgun sequence genomic sequence tgaatattatattttcaatgtttAAACATAAACCATTTTACATTCAAGCTATCCAtctaatgaataaaatgtgcATTGATAACCCTTTCAGTGATAACCCAGAAGCCATTACTTTTTTTAGAGAAACATTTCATGAACTGTTTTTTAAAGACATAATTTTTCCTCCACATGACAAACTTAGTGAGTCAGAATCAGAAATTGATTCTGGTGAGGAAAGTGACAGAACTTATCAATCCACACCTTCCTTAGTAAAGCGCCTCcacacattaaaaaatcctATAAAGAGAAAGCACTCTACACCTGTTCTATTTGCTCCTTATAAAcccaaagtaaaaaaaaaacacaggaACCAGGCAGACGTATTTGATGTTGTGACACCTGTGACtgaaggtaaaaaaatatcagtagTTATTCATAAAGATATTCCACAGAAATCACCGGAACAGCCTGAGCAAGTAGGTAAACTAGgcatatttgaaaaaaaaattataccttCAGAGCAACCATCAGAAATTATTGAAGAAGAGCAACCTACTATAACAAGGAAAGAGCTTTTAAAGAATAGAATTTCTTATAGTGATATGAAATTACTtccagtatataaaaattatactccTGGACAACCATCGATGAGGCtctacataaaaaatttagcTAAGACAGTAAAAGAACAAGATGTTATTAGGATATATAGGCAATACATTGAGAATTTATCAGAGGAGGACCAAAATGGCTTCGATGTCAGAGTGATGCAAGAAGGAAGAATGAAAGGACAAGGTTTTGTTACATTTCCATCTATAAAGATAGCAGAAACAGCactaaatgaaacaaatggttttattttacaagatAAACCTATGGTAGTCCAATTTGCACGAGTAGCTTATAAGAAATCGGTAGACtaacttaattaatgtataatacaaataaatgcatCACTTTCATACTATTATTTCAATCCATAACAGTAGTTaatcttatatgtatataaaaatctcgTGTTgtggtgtttgtggttaaactcctccgaaacggctttcctgattctcatgaaattttttgtgcatATTGgataggtctgagaatcggacaacatctatttttcagccccctaaatgttaagggtccacccctaatttttttttatttattttttagacaaaaagttttcattttttcatgatacaccatacaaaaatacatgcaaccctaaattttcacgcctctacgatcaacccttattttttatttgttaattaaaaactttaattttttggcaaaaattttatttttattttgtgacgacaataaaaaatattcatgtctCTCACAATTATCACTGTtatacgatcaacccctatttttacatcccgatttttattaaactatgcACAGATCTGCAATAAGGtgaaatcaatattataattgaagtagaattcaaaatatgtttcctagaaataacatacatggcaaaataatgtttgccagtcaggtcagctagtagttttataatatagatatatatagtttagGTGTATTTTATGACAACTGTTTTACtacagttttaaaattgatacatCATTTGAgaggttttaaatatttaaaaagttaaatccATTTCAGTTGCAATTGAAGATAAATCGATAGGAGCTACAGCttacagtttaatattatttttataactgaataaacattattaataaaaaataagaacatattttatttatatattcaacatGTCAATAACATAAGATGAAGTTATTTTCTGCTCAAAAATAGGAGAACCATGCAGCATTTTGCCTAACAATGGCATAACATTGTCAATCGTTTGCATGTCTTGAATGAGGTGCACAACAATTCTCTGTACCTTCTCTAGCACATATGTTACCTTTGAATCATTTGTCATTAAAAACTGTTGATAAAAAGTGTCCAACAGAAGTATACACCAGTCATATATCTTGCTTTCATGCTCCATATCTAGTTCTGTATCCATTATAAGATGagcaataaaactaattaatacaaGAGCATCATCCAGTGATAATAATTGTCTTAAGTGTGGTATTATTAGTGCATCACTAAAAGGTATTTGAAGCAGATACTTGAGCAAATCaccttttctatttttttgattatgaTCACTTAAACATATCCTAATGTCTTCATCATTAGTTTCATCAATTTCATTTGAATTAAGCTTTGATACTGTATAGACAATTAGAGACACTATTACTGACTCTGGTATATCTGTAAACTGGAATAGTGTTTTATAGAGTGCTTCTAAATCATCATTTTCTATCAAGGCTGACATAATTTGTGAACATACAGTTCTTTCTGCCAATCCCTTCAGCCATAGATGTTTAATGTCACTTTCAACTACCAAATCTGATTTCCCTGAAGCATTCCAACTGACAATTTCCATAACATTTTCTGAAATTATGTTATGTGAACCTAGAAGACTGGAAATGTTTCTATCTGTTTCAAGCATGTATGGCAGCATGGCGATGTGGTTTGAACCTTGTAGGATAATTCTATTGTTGAAACTGTACAGTTTAGCTTCTgtagtatacatttttaatggaTATCTGCATGACCCAACACCTAAAACCACATCATAAGCAACAAGGATTGCACCATCTTCCTCAGTATTACTACCAAACATGATTAAATGGTTCTTTTCCATACAAGCTATAGAAACACTAGATAATGTAGAGATCCAAGGCACAGAAACCATGTTTTTCcaagatttgtttttaatatcgtAAGCAGACAGCTTTGAATCACTCCCTGAAAtccaaaaaattcaaataaaattaatataagatcTTGAACATatctaaatacaaattaatgagcaaatatatataagtataaagaAAAAGGGGAGAGAGATGTTACTTTTCATGGGAAATCAGAGGAATTTTGGTAGTCAttttgagaaaaataaatacattttggtaAATATGAACACACAGGTCAAtaaggtatatattttaacgtcAGATACtttgaatataaaactaattatataagtttCATTCAATATAATCCTACACAACAATAAACTGTTGATAAAAAACCTTTTGAAAATTATGATCTATTTTAGATTAGTTTTGTCATAATATAAATGCAAATTATGTTtgtggtaataataataaaaaatataaaatttgcacttacataaaaaatagactTTATTATTGTTGGTTGAAATTAAGTGACCAACAACATACACATCATCAGATCTTACAACCTTTTCCCTGGTCAGCTTAGCCTTTTCTATATCTCCCAATTCATCTCTTAGAGGAGAAATTagcatttcatatttttcctttttcttattattagtatttttaataacataacaaatataatcttttttttcaaTGGTGTAAGCACCaacatcaataataatttcccTGTCTTTAATGATAGGTTTGTGGGCAGAAATCAATCTATTATCAACACCATATGGAAGTGATGCACAATTcccattttcaaaaataattagtgaTGTTTGATTTTGCCTTGctaaaaccttaaaaatttTCGCTGAAAACTAAGAATATGCATTAAGTTTagtttaactaattaaataaatagttttttgaaatattctcACATACTTTATATTTCTTCAGTTTATCCAAATTTTCACTTTCATCTTTCCATGCTTTAATAGTATTCTGGTTAAAGACACCAACATATGACTCTTGCTCATCATCATAAATCACAGCTGAAGTGATATGGTCCTTTGATGTCCAGCCCCCGGTCTGTTTCTGGTCCGATAgctattcaatataataaggctttagtttaattttgtaaatttctatcggtatttaaaaatacacactaACCCTGTACTTATTGACAACGTTCCGACCCAACGTAACCACAACAGTTTCGGCATCTTTATCTTTAGTTACTCCAAGAAAACTATTTTGATCAATTAGTGGACAAAGTACGTAATAGCTATAAAATTTAgccatttcaattattaa encodes the following:
- the LOC111003450 gene encoding RNA-binding region-containing protein 3-like yields the protein MSKTLVIKHLPKNLSFQEKEQLLKHFGAENVWEIVKKPLVVFASFSTKEEAESVLHRLHQLEIANRRLIVEYSYEKESYLCLKKSVGESSITTHKIRKFLRELNAWNPSVDFYQPPPAHLSYKYSCLDPKIAVNIIFSMFKHKPFYIQAIHLMNKMCIDNPFSDNPEAITFFRETFHELFFKDIIFPPHDKLSESESEIDSGEESDRTYQSTPSLVKRLHTLKNPIKRKHSTPVLFAPYKPKVKKKHRNQADVFDVVTPVTEGKKISVVIHKDIPQKSPEQPEQVGKLGIFEKKIIPSEQPSEIIEEEQPTITRKELLKNRISYSDMKLLPVYKNYTPGQPSMRLYIKNLAKTVKEQDVIRIYRQYIENLSEEDQNGFDVRVMQEGRMKGQGFVTFPSIKIAETALNETNGFILQDKPMVVQFARVAYKKSVD
- the LOC111003449 gene encoding nucleolar protein 11, yielding MAKFYSYYVLCPLIDQNSFLGVTKDKDAETVVVTLGRNVVNKYRLSDQKQTGGWTSKDHITSAVIYDDEQESYVGVFNQNTIKAWKDESENLDKLKKYKFSAKIFKVLARQNQTSLIIFENGNCASLPYGVDNRLISAHKPIIKDREIIIDVGAYTIEKKDYICYVIKNTNNKKKEKYEMLISPLRDELGDIEKAKLTREKVVRSDDVYVVGHLISTNNNKVYFLWSDSKLSAYDIKNKSWKNMVSVPWISTLSSVSIACMEKNHLIMFGSNTEEDGAILVAYDVVLGVGSCRYPLKMYTTEAKLYSFNNRIILQGSNHIAMLPYMLETDRNISSLLGSHNIISENVMEIVSWNASGKSDLVVESDIKHLWLKGLAERTVCSQIMSALIENDDLEALYKTLFQFTDIPESVIVSLIVYTVSKLNSNEIDETNDEDIRICLSDHNQKNRKGDLLKYLLQIPFSDALIIPHLRQLLSLDDALVLISFIAHLIMDTELDMEHESKIYDWCILLLDTFYQQFLMTNDSKVTYVLEKVQRIVVHLIQDMQTIDNVMPLLGKMLHGSPIFEQKITSSYVIDMLNI